Genomic window (Herpetosiphonaceae bacterium):
GCGGTGTATCGATCGGGCGAACATCGAGATGTGCCAGTACTGTACCACGCTCCTGGCGCTGAAACAATAGGTGTCGTCCGGCTGGCGCGATCAGCACCGAGCCAGGTACGACCGGGCTGCCTTGCTGCGCCTCGACGACGTTGAGGGGCGAGAGCTCGTCGATCTTTTGGGCGAATAGCTCGGTGTAGCCCACGGGCATATGAATCACTACCGCGATCGGCACCGGAAAATCGGCGGGCAACTGCGGGATGAGATATTTCAGCGCGTGCGGCCCGCCCGTCGAAATGCCAAGCACCACAATATCGACATCCAGCGCGTTTGGCGACGGCTCGACTCCCGATGCGGCGATCGGAACGATCGGCGGCTGCACGCGCATGAGCGGCGCCTCGGCGGCGGCCTTCACTTTCTCGATCAGCTCATCGCCGATCTGAAAGACCTTTTCGGTTGCCAGTGCCGTCGGCTTCTGGATAAAATCGACCGCTCCCGCGTCCAACGCCTGAAGCACCGCCTCGCTGCCCTCGTTGGCGATGCTGACCACCACGACGGGCACTGGGCGCCGCGCCATCTGCTCCCGCAAAAAGGTCAGACCATCCATCCCGGCCATCATCAGATCGAGCGTGACGACATCCGGGCTAAGCTGCTCGACCAGCTCCAACGCTTCCGCCCCGTCGCGTGCCGTCCCGACGACCTCGATAAACGGGCTGCGCGAGAGCATTTGCTTGACAACCTTGCGAATGTACGCCGAGTCGTCGACAATCAGCACGCGGAGCACTCGATTCATGAGAATATTCTTCCTTGCCACGAGTGCATGGTACGCCGCACCCGTCGATTGAACGGATCAGCGATCAGCAGGCACCTTTAACGTACACAAACGTGCCGCCGATCTCACAGAGCTGGTAGCTTGTCGTGATGCGTAGTAACGACTCCGACGCGCCGACGAAGAGATAGCCCGGCGTCGGCTGGTACGTGCGAAAGAGATCTACGGTTTTCCGAATCGTGCGCTCCGAAAAATAAATAAACGCATTTCGGCAAAAAATAAACGGCGCCGTGCTCAGGTGTCGGATCTCCTCGTCCACGGTCACGTTCGCCACCGCCCAGGTGACGCGCGCGTGAATCTGCGGATCGATGCGCCATGCACCGCCCGCAGCCGTGAAATAGCGTGCGCGCAGGCTCTCCGGCACGCTGCGGAACGAGCGATCACGGTACAGCCCACTGCGCGCTTTCTCGATCGCCGCCGAACTCGCGTCGCTCGCCAGAATCGTGATCGGGGCGCGGCTGAACCAGCCTGCCTGATCCAGCGCCATAGCGATCGAAAGTGGCTCTTCGCCCGTGGCGCACGCCGCGCTCCAGATGCGCACCGTCACGCCTGGATTAGCCGCCACGTACTGCGGGATCAGCACCTCGACCAGCGTACGCACCTGATCGGCCTCGCGGCAGAAAAACGTCTCCTGCACCGACAGCGCATTCAACAGGGCGCGCCACTCCTCGTCAGACGCAGCATCGTACTTGAGCAGGTAGTAGTAGTCCAGAAACGAGCCGAAGCCAAGCGCGATCACCCGTGGAGAAAGCTTATCGGCCAGCATATCACGCTGATCCTCGGCGTAGTACAGGCCGGTCCGCTCGTGGATCAGGTCGCGCAAAATAGCGAACGTGCTCGGCGGCAAGCTTAGCGTTTCAGAGTACAACGGCATAGAATTATCGCCCAAGCAACGTCCGTGCCGCCCGTCGCACGTCTGCCTCAGGATCGGCATAGGCCAGATCGTTTAGTTTGCGCGCCGCGTGCTGGTGCCCGATCCGTCCGAGCGCCGTCACGGCGGCAATGCGCACCGCCGGATCGACATCGTCGAGCGCGCCCGCGATCGGCTCTCTGACAGCGGGCAGCTTGATCCGCGCCAGAATCTCGACGACGGTCGCGCGCACCGCCGGATGCGGATGTGCCAGGCCGCGCTGAAGATCGTCCACGATGCGCGCTCCTTTACGGGCCAGCGCCGCGCGCACGGCCTCGCGCCGCTGCGGATCGATCAGCAGCTCGATCAGCGCCGCCGTCGCCTCGGATGTCTGGACCCGGCTGAGCGCCGTGATCGCCGCCTGCTGCATCTCGACATCGTGATCGGCGGCGGCGACCCATTGGAGCGCGGGCACGGCTCCCATGCCGCCGTGGAGCGCCACCGCATCGACCGCAGCCGCGCGCTGCGATGGATCAGCGCCACGTAGCGCGGCCAGCAGCGGCGGTAGCGCGGCGGGATGCCGTGTCTGTCCCAGCGCGTGGAGCGTCGCCCGCACCAGATCGGCATCCGAAGCGGCTGTCAGCGGCGTGAGGCTCTGCGCTGCCTGCTCGCCGCCGATCTGTCCGAGCGCCTCCGCCGCTGCGATTCGCACCTGTCCCGCCGTGTCGCGCTCCAGCACGCGGATCAGCGGCTCCAACGTGTCGGGCCGCGCGCGCTGGCCGAGCGAGCGGGTGGCGAAGTAGCGCACCCAGGGCTGCGGATCGTCCAGCGCGCCGAGCAGCGCCGCGAGCGCCTCAGGCTCGTCCATGTGTCCCAGGGCGCGCGCAGCCGCCGCCCGCAGGTTAGGCATCTCATGCCGCAGCACGTGCAGCAGCAGCGGGAGGCAGCGCGGATTGTCCAGGTAGGCCAGCGCCTCGATTGCCGCCTGCTGCACGCGCTCGTCGCGATCCTCGACCGCCGTGACGATCGTCACGGCGCAGGCGTCGTATCCGAAATACCCTGCGATGCGTAGCGCAGACTCGCGGATCAGCGGGTCGGGATCGTGCAGCAGCGCCGTGATGCGCTGCTCAAGATCGGGATGGCCCAGCGAGTGCAGCGCCGAGATGACCGCCTGCCGCGCCGCTACGTCCGGATCACCCAGATGCCGCAGCAGGGCCTCGAAGGCGCGGTGATCACCGATTTTCGCCAGCGCGTCTGCGGCTACCACAGCCAGATCGGGATCGGTTTCCAGCACCTCGATCAGCTCCGGCACCACGCGCGCATCGCCGATCCGGCCCAGCGCCACCACCGCCGCCGCGCGTGTCTCGGCGTCCTCCGCCGCGAGCTGCTCGATCAGGGCATCGACCACGCCAGCCCCGAAGCGCACCAGCGCCTCGATCAGCGCCAGCCGCACCGTCGGCTGGCCCAGCAGCCGCGCCAGGGCGCGCTCCACCGCCGGACCTTCGAGCCAGCCCAGCACCACCACCAGCGCGCGCAGCTCGTCGGGCGTTGCGGTATCCAGCGCGGCCAGCATGGCCTGCCGGGCCGTCGGTGTCAGCCGCGCGCTGACCTGCGCCGCGATCCGCCTGCCGTCGTCGTAGAGCCGGTCGTAGCGCCGGTACAGCGCCGCGAGCGCCTGCACCACGACCGTCACCGGAGCGTCGGGAGCGTCCAGCAGCGCCAGCAGCGGCGCGATCACCTCCTCATCGCCGAGCGCGCCCAGCGCCTCCGCAGCGGTATCGCGCAGCATATCGTCGGCCAGCAGCGGCACCAGCCCGGGCGCAACACGCGCATCGCCGATCGCTCGCAGCGCGTCGATAGCGGCAAACGCCAGGAAAAAATCGCCGCTCACAGCGATCGATAGCAGCGGCTCGATCGCCGCCGCCGCGCGGAGCTTGCCCAGCGCCTCGATCGCATGAAAGCGCACGTTTTGGTCGGGATCGTCGAGCGCCGCGATCAGCGCCGCCGCCGCGCGTGGATCGGTGTGCTCGGCCAGTGCCAGCGCCGCGTAGATCCGCAGATCGGTGTCGGGGTCCTCCAAAAAGTCGATCAGCGGCCCGACCACGTCCACATCGGTCAGCGCCAGCACCTGGAGCGCGCTGTTCAGCAGCGCCAGATCCCGATGCTCCTCACGCATCGCCCGCAGAATATCGGCGACCGCGTCTGCGCCAGCACGCGCCGCCAGACCGCTGACAGCGGTGCGACGCACGCGCCATTGGGCATCCGCCAGCGCATCGATCAGCAGCGCCGACTCGTGCTCTTTTGCCGTCGCCAGCGCCTCCGCCGCCTGCAAGCGTGCCGTGGCGTCGGGGCTTTGCAGCTGGGCGGTAAGGTCGCGCTCACGATCGAGTCGCGCCGTCATGTCTTCAACGGTCACGATCGTGCCGACGATCTGCTCGTCGATCCGCAGCGGCGCGATCGTCACGTGCTGCTGCATCGTGTCGAAGTGCCTGGACGGCGACGCGGGCGGGCAGCGCAGCAGATAGTGATGAAACAGCGGAGTCAGCACGACGACCACGCCCTGTGATACCACCTGCTCGAAGCGCGGCAGCAGCTTGCGCTCCGCGAGATCCGGCACCAGAGCCGGGAGCGGCGTGCCCACCGCAGTTGATGCCGAGATGCCGCTGTGCTGCTCCAGCCATGCGTCCCACGACTGGACCACCAGCGCGGCGTCCGTGGTCAATACTCCGACCGTACGCGGCATGGTCGGCGGTGTCTCACCGTGCATGAGGTACTCGTCCGTTTCCGTTCAACTGCTCGGCGCGCGCATCGAGCTCGCGCGCCCGCTCCAAGAGGCTGCTTGCCGCCTGGCGCGTTGCTTTGACCCCGGCGGCGTTGCGATCGGTGATCGTCCGAATGTCGGCAAGGCGGCTCAAGATGATCGCGGCAGCCCCCGAGTGCTCCTGGTTGGCGCGTGTCACCAGGGCAATATCTCTGGCGACACGTTGCGCCGCAGTGTTGATGTCGCGCATCGCCGTGGCCTGCTCGCTCATCGCCCGCGCGGTCTGCTCGGCCTCGCGGCGCATCTGCGTCACGGCGGAGGTGATCTGATCAGCGGCTGCGGCCTGCTCGGCCATCGCGGTCGACACCGAGGTGACAAGCTGTGCCAGCCGCTCGGCCTCGCCCGAAATCTGCTCGCCCGCCCTCGATTGATTGGCTAGTGCCTGCGCAGTGGTGCCTACGCCGCGCCGCATCGTCTCGACCGCCAGCGTGATGTCGCTGGCCGCGTTGGCCTGCTCGGTCGCGGCTCGTCGCAGCTGCGCGGCCATCGCCGTCGTGCGCTGCGCCGCCTTGATGATGTCACGGGCCGCGTTGCTCTGCTCGTTCATCGCCTGCGTCACCTGCTGGACCGTCCGGCGCATCTGGTTGCTCGCGTTGACGATCGTCTGCGCTGTGGTAGCCTGCTCCGAGGTTGCGGCGGCAACCTGACGCGCCTGCTGGGAGGTGGTGGCGATCGTCGCGATCACGTGCTGCCCCGCACGTAGCTGCTCGTCCGTGGCGCGCGCGATCTGCCCGACCAGCCGGGTGATCTCGTCCAGGCCGGACAAAATATTCTGAAGCCCGGCAGCGCCCTCGGAGGACTGGCGGCTCGACTCGTCCGCGACACGCAGGCCGTCGGTCGAGGCGGCCACCGCTTCCTGCACGGTATCCTGAAGGTTTTTGATAATCGCCGCAATATCAGCCGTGGCGCGCGCAGATCGATCGGCCAGGTTGCGAATCTCTTCGGCCACCACGGCAAAGCCACGGCCCGCATCGCCCGCCCGCGCCGCCTCGATCGATGCGTTCAGCGACAGCAGGTTGGTGCGCTCCGCGATCAGGTTGATCGCGTCGACGATGCTGCTGATCTCGTTCGAGCGCTTGCCCATCTCGCGCATCACGCCTGCGCTCTGCGCCACCGCCTCGCGCACGCGGCTGATGCCTTCGATCGATCGCTGGATGGCGGCACCGCCCTCTTTGGCCTCGCGCGCCACCCGCTGGGTCACGGTGTCGGCCTCCCTGGCGATCTTGGCAACGGCCTGGATCGAGCGATCCAGCTCTTCCGCGCTCGTCGCGGCGCTGCTGGCGGCATCGGTGATGGCCGCCGCGTTGTGTGCCACGCCCTGCATCGAGCGCGCCAGCTCTTCGATCGCCGTCGAAACCTCTTCGATCGACGCGGCCATCGTTTCGCTCATCGCCGTGACCTCCTCGATCGAGGCGGCCATCTCGTTGATCGAGGACGACGTTTGCTCGGCGGCGGTCGCGACTTCCTCGGTGTTGGCCGCCGTGCCCTGGATCGCGCGGGTCATCTGCTCAAGCGCCGCGCCGGTCTGGTTAACCGACGACGACAGCGCCTCGGTATCGTCGCTGACGGTGCTGATCGCATCGGTCATGCTGGTCATCGCCCTGGTCACTTGCAGCGCCGCCGCCGCCATGTCCTGGGCCGTGCTGGTCACGCTCTTGATCGATCGCGTCGACTCTTCGATCGAGGTTGCGGTCTGCGTCACCATGCTCGACAGGCTGATCGTGCTGACTGTCACCTGCTCGATCGAGGCGGCCATCTCGTTGATCGACGAAACCATTTCTTCGGTCGAGGTCGCGACCGATGCGGCCTGCGATGCTGTCTCTTGGAGCGAGGCAACGACCTCGTTGGTGGTGCTGAGCGTGCCATCCAGCGAGCGCACCTGCGACTCCGCATCGGCTGCGACCTGATCGGCGATCTGATCGATGTCGGCTGCGGTCGCCGTCAACTGCCGCGCCTGCTCAAGAATCTGCTCGACCTGTGCATTGTCGGTATTGCGCCGTTGGCGTAGGAAGAATCCCATAGGTGCTCCTCGAACAAAGAACAAAAGAACAAAAAAGCAATAGAACAAAGGCCGTAGGTCGGGACGAAAGAGCCAAGAACCAAGAACCGAGAACCGAACAAAAGAACAAAAGCTTAAACGTCCAACTTCTTTGTTCCCTTGATCCCTTGTTCGCTTGTTCCCCTGACCGACCCCGCTTCCGATGTCGGAAGCAAGGACTCGGCCAGCGTCAAGACTTCGCGCAGATTCAGCAGCAGCACGAGGCGGTCGCTGAGCGTGGCGATGGCGTCGAGGTAGTTGCCGCTGAGGCTGCCGATCGCCTCAGGCGGCGGCTGGAATGTGTCGGGGTCGATCTGCACAAACTCGCGCGCCGAGTCGACCACCAGCCCAACTTGCCGCCGATCGTGTTTGATCACGAGCAGCCGGGTGCGAAGATCGTACGGGATTTTGGGCAGGCCAAACCGCGCGCGCAGATTGAGCGCCGGGATGAGCTGGCCGCGTACGAACACCACGCCGTCGATCGCCGTCGGCGCGTTCGGCACGGGCGTCACCTGTTCGAGCATGTCGATGTGCTGGACATCGCTGCTGCGAATCGCGTAGCTCGTTCCGGCTAGCTCGAACAAAATATAGGGTTGGGTTGTTGTCGGCAGCTCGTGCATCGTTGAACTCGTCCTTCCATCAGCCGCAAAGGACGCTGGCCCCGCTGGCCGCGCGCCGCCCTCGCGATCAAGCCTGTTCAGGTCTGCCGGATCGAGAATCAGCACGACCCGCCCATCGCCCAGCTCGGTTGCGCCGCCGATGCCGACGACCTGCACCAGCGGATCGGCGATCGGGCGGACGACGATCTCGCGCTTATCCAGCAGCCGATCGATGGTCAGCACAAACGTGTGGCGCTCCTGGCCGATCACCAGCCCGTAGCCCGCGCCATCCTCCGCGCCCGGCAGCCGGAAGACGCGCGCCAGCCGCACCAGCGGCACGACCTGCTCGCGATAGCGCAGCAGCTCGTTGTTCTCCAGAGCCGTGATATCGTCCGGCGCGATCTGAATCGCCTCGCGCACGGCGGGCAGCGGCATGGCAAAGGTTTGCCCGGCAGCCGCGACGATCAGCGCATCCATGATCGTCAGCGTCAGCGGCAGCTGCATCGTAAAGCGCGTGCCACGGCCAACTTCGGTTGTCAGCGTGAGTGTGCCGCCCAGCTCGTAGATCGTTCGCTGGACGACATCCATGCCTACGCCGCGACCGCTGACGCGATCGACCTGCTCGCGGGTTGAAAAGCCGGGCAGGCACAGCAGATCCAGAAGCTTCGCGTCGTCGGGCAGGCCATCGCCGTCGAGCAGCCCCAGGGCACGCGCGCGCTCGGCGACATCGTGGCGATCGATGCCGCGTCCGTCGTCGGCCAGCTCGATCGTCACGATGTCGCCCGTGTCGAACGCCGAGAGCATCAGTGTGCCTTCGGCTGGCTTGCCCTGCGCCATGCGCTCGCTCGCTGGCTCCAGGCCGTGGCTGACCGCGTTGCGCACCAGATGCAGCAGCGGATCGGCCAGCCGCTCGACGATGTACTTATCGACCTCGGTATGCTGGCCGTGAAGTTCGAGCCGCACCTGTCGGCCTAGCTCATGGGCCAGATCGCGCACCACGAACTGCATCCGCGCGAAGATGTCGCCCATCGGCACCATCCGCACGCGCACGACGCCCTCGCGCAGATCGCGCAGCTGCCGCCCAAGCTGCACGTTGATGTCGTGCAGATCCCGCCACTCGTTGACCTCGATCTTCGGCTCGATCTGCGCTAGCCGGTTTTCGAGGCGGGAGCGCGTGATGACCAGCTCGCCGATCATGTGCATCAGCTCGTCGAGGCGCGTCAGATCGACGCGCACGACGTTGGCGGGGGCGACCGAGATCGGAGCGGCGGACGTGCTCGCCGCCGCTGGCTGCGCCGCCACCTGCACGCTGTACGGCTCCCAGCGCAGGCCATGTGCTGCCCAGGCCGAGAAGCTCTCGGCGTCCGCATCCGTCGCCACGATAAACTCGAACGCGACGCCCGCAGGTCGCACGAGCGGTCTGGCATGCTCGATCTCGCCGATCTCCTGAAGCTGGGTGCGCACGCTGTTGACGTTGACTCCCTGATCGGCCAGCTCGGGCGTAGGCAGGAATTCAAAACGCCAGACCTGGCGGAGCGTCGGAGCGGGCGGCGCTGTGCCGTTGCCCTGATCGGGTAGGCTCGCAGCCCCGGACGAGGGCACAGCTTCAGGCCGCGCTTCGTCCGGCAGCAGGTCAGTCAGCGCCGCGAGCACCGGATCGACGTCGGGGCCGGGCTGTCGGGCGCGCCACGCGGCGAGGGCCTGCTCCAGCATGCGCACCTCCACGATCAAGGTGTCGAGCGCCTGGGCCTGAAGCACGACCCGCTGATCGCGGAGGGCACGGAAGTAGCTTTCGGTCTGGTGGGCCAGCCGCTCGACATCGCTGACGCCGACCATGCCCGCCAGCCCTTTCAGCGAGTGGAAGCTGCGAAATAGCTCCTCAAGCAGCGCCCGATCGACGTGGACTCGCCCAACGAACGGCTCAAGCGCCAGCAGATCGCGGCGAATCACCGTTAAGTGCTCATCGCACTCGGCAAAAAAATCGTCGAGAAACTCATCGAAGAACGAATTGTCCGCCGGAGATGAGGCTGGTATCACATGCTTCTCATTCTCGTCGTGCGGGAGCACATGCAACCACACATTGCCTGTTGCTGGAAAGAAGAGTGCGTTGATGACGTATTATACCGATTCTAGTAGCTCAGTGATACACGATTCCAGCGTTTGCGGCGCAAATGGCTTGGTAAGATAGACGGATGCCCCGGCATTCAGCACCGCATCGCGGCTTATGTCGTCGCTGCGCGTGGTGAGGACCACGATCGGGATCGCCCGATACGCCTGGTGCGACCGCACGAACTGCACGACCTCCAGGCCATGCATATCAGGCATATTCAGGTCCAGAATCATCAGGTCCACGCGGGCCAGGGCCAGTTGCTCGATCGCCTCCAGCCCATTGCCGGCTTGCAGGAAGCGCACATCCTTGAGATGGCGGAGCGAGGCCATGACCATCCGCCGTATCGTCGCGGAGTCATCGACCACGAGAATTGTGCTCATAGCTTTCTCCCGGCAGGTTTCTGTAGTAGCTACAGCAACTCCTACCCAAACACACAATGAATGTCAGGTTTCCACGCGAGGCTGAACGGATTTCGTGTCGATCAAGGACTGTTGGGTATAAAGTACCACATACAAGCCTAACAATCCGTGGCGTCGGCATGGTATCTTGAAAGCGCGCTTATATCAAGCTCGCACCATGTATTTTACCGAGAAAGGAAGCTCGATGGTTCAGGCTGTGGTGATGTCGGGGCCGCACCAGCCGCTCGAAGTGCGTCAGTTCGAGATGCCGCAGCTCGAAGATGGCGCGGTGCTGCTGCGCACGCTGGGCAGCGAGGTCTGCGGCACCGATGTGCATCTGTGGCATGGTCAGTTGGCGGGCGTGCCCTATCCGATCATTCCCGGTCACGTGAGTGTCGGCGAGGTTGCCGCGATCGGCGGGCGGGCGGTGGATGTTGATGGGCGGCTGCTGGGCGTGGGCGATGTGGTCACGTTCGTCGATGTCTACGGATCGTGCGGTCGCTGCTGGCACTGTACGGTCGCGCAGGCCAGCACGCGCTGTCCGCAGCGGCGCGTCTATGGCGTGACGCTCTCGGCGGATGAGGGCCTGCTCGGCGGCTGGAGCGAGTATATCTACCTGCGGCCCGGCGTGCATATCGTCACGCTGCCGCCCACGCTGCCCTGGGAAACGTTTATCGCTGCGGGCTGCGGCCTGCCGACGGCGCTGCACGCGGTCGAGCGCGCCGAGATCCGCTTTGGCGATACGGTCGTCGTGCAGGGCAGCGGGCCGGTCGGCCTGAGCGCGGCGATCCTGGCGCAGCTCCGGGGCGCGGGCAGCGTGATCGTCGTCGGCGGCCCTCCCGTGCGGCTGGCGATGGCCCAGGCGCTCGGCGCGGATGCCGTGCTGGACATCGGCGAGCTGGACGAGGCCGCGCGCTACGCCGCGGTGCGCGCGCTCACGCGAGGCCGTGGCGCAGACGCGACGATCGAGGCGACCGGAGTAGCCGCCGCCGTGCCTGAGGGCATGCGCCTGACCCGCGACGCGGGACGCTATGTGGTCGTCGGGCAGTACACCAACGTCGGATCGGTGGCGTTCAATCCGCACCTGGATCTGAATCAGAAGCATCTTGATGTGCGCGGCTGCTGGGGCAGCGATGTTAGCCACGTCTACCGCGCGGTGCAGGTGCTGGCGCGCTACCATACGCGCTTCCCGTGGGCCGAGTTCGTCAGCGGGCGCTACGCGCTCGACCGCGCGCAGGCTGCGCTGGAAGATGTCGCCGCCCAGCGTGTGGTTAAGGCGCTGATCATGCCGCAGTAGCATTGTGAAAGGACCACGCATGACCGATCATCGCTTTCCCTGGACCAGCGCGCAGATCGAGGCGATTGCCGCCGCGCATCCGACGCCCTTCTACCTCTACGACGAGCGCGGGCTGCGCGAGCAGGCCAGACGGCTGCACGCCGCGTTCGCCTGGGCTCCCGGCTTCAAAGAATATTTCGCGGTCAAGGCCACGCCCAACCCGACGATCCTGCGGATTCTGCACGAGGAAGGCTGTGGCACCGATTGTAGCTCGCTGGCCGAGCTGGTGCTCTCCGAGCGTGTCGGCATTACCGGCGAAGAGATCATGTTCTCATCCAACAACACGCCTGCGGTCGAGTTCCAAAAGGCGCGCGAGCTTGGCGCGATCATCAACCTCGACGATCTCAGCCATATCGAGTATCTGGAGCGCCACGCGGGCCTGCCGGAGCTGGTGTCGCTGCGGTACAATCCCGGCCCGCTGCGCACCGGCAATGCGATCATCGGCAATCCGATCGAGGCCAAGTTTGGCTTGACGCGGGCGCAGTTGTTCGAGGGCTATCGCGTCCTGCGCGACAAGGGCGCGACGCGCTTCGGCCTGCATACGATGGTCGTGTCGAATGAGCTGAGCCAGGATGCGCTCGTCTCCACCGCGCGAATGATGTTCGAGCTGGCGGTCGAGCTAGCCACCGCGCTGGATATTCGGGTCGAGCTGATCAATATCGGCGGCGGCATCGGCATTCCCTACCGCCCGGAGCAGCAGGCGGTCGATCTTGCGGCGCTTTCCGCCGAGATCCAGGCGGCGTATGCCGCGACGATCGGCGCGCACGGCCTCGATCCGGTACGTCTGTGCATGGAGTGCGGGCGGATCATGACCGGTCCTTACGGCTTCCTGGTGGCGCGGGTACGGCATCTCAAGCAGACCTACAGGCGCTATGTGGGCCTGGATGCCACGATGGCCGATCTGATGCGTCCGGGGCTCTACGGCGCGTACCATCATCTGAC
Coding sequences:
- a CDS encoding diaminopimelate decarboxylase, encoding MTDHRFPWTSAQIEAIAAAHPTPFYLYDERGLREQARRLHAAFAWAPGFKEYFAVKATPNPTILRILHEEGCGTDCSSLAELVLSERVGITGEEIMFSSNNTPAVEFQKARELGAIINLDDLSHIEYLERHAGLPELVSLRYNPGPLRTGNAIIGNPIEAKFGLTRAQLFEGYRVLRDKGATRFGLHTMVVSNELSQDALVSTARMMFELAVELATALDIRVELINIGGGIGIPYRPEQQAVDLAALSAEIQAAYAATIGAHGLDPVRLCMECGRIMTGPYGFLVARVRHLKQTYRRYVGLDATMADLMRPGLYGAYHHLTVLGKEHLPATELYDVTGSLCENNDKFAVDRPLPTVEVGDLVAIHDAGAHGHSMGFNYNGKLRPAELLMRLDQRVALIRRRETLDDYFATLRFPGSDFDSLLDGA